From a region of the Paenibacillus lutimineralis genome:
- a CDS encoding L-fucose isomerase, producing MTASDYRWKDGFPKIGIRPTIDGRRRGVRESLEEQTMNLAKAVAKLLTSELRYPNGDPVECVIADTCIGGVAEAAAAAKKFKQSEVGLTITVTPCWCYGTETMDTDASMPKAVWGFNGTGRPGAVYLAAVLSAHAQKGIPAFGIYGEDVQDEGDDHIPDDVQEKLLRFARSGLAVAMMRDKAYLSMGSVSMGIAGSIVDDSFFQEYLGMRNEYIDMSEFTRRIDEEIYDPEEYKLALAWVKENCTEGPDNNPEHLQTSRERKDQEWETVVKMTLIARDLMIGNPRLAELGFGEEANGHHAIASGFQGQRQWTDHFPNGDFMETMMNSSFDWNGLRAPFTVATENDSLNGVGMLFGNLLTNTAQIFADVRTYWSPASVERVAGYKLEGRAANGILHLINSGSAALDGTGEQKIDGKPALKPFWEITEEEVQATLGASQWRPASVEYFRGGGFSTDYLTRGGMPMTMTRLNLVKGLGPVLQIAEGYSVDLPQDVHDTLDKRTDPTWPTTWFAPILTGSGAFTSVYDVMDHWGANHGAISYGHIGADLITLASMLRIPISMHNVPKERIFRPRAWGMFGTEQSEGADFRACENFGPLYK from the coding sequence ATGACTGCAAGCGATTACAGATGGAAAGACGGTTTTCCGAAGATCGGAATTCGTCCTACGATAGACGGAAGAAGAAGAGGGGTACGGGAGTCGCTTGAAGAGCAGACGATGAATCTGGCGAAGGCGGTCGCCAAGCTGTTAACGTCTGAGCTCAGATACCCGAATGGCGATCCGGTTGAATGCGTGATTGCCGATACCTGTATCGGTGGGGTGGCCGAAGCAGCTGCAGCAGCGAAGAAATTCAAGCAATCCGAGGTCGGCTTGACGATTACGGTGACACCTTGCTGGTGCTATGGCACGGAGACGATGGATACGGATGCCAGCATGCCGAAGGCGGTGTGGGGCTTCAATGGTACGGGACGTCCCGGAGCGGTATACTTGGCGGCTGTATTGTCTGCCCATGCGCAAAAAGGAATTCCTGCATTCGGCATTTACGGTGAAGATGTACAGGATGAGGGCGATGATCATATTCCTGATGACGTGCAGGAGAAGTTGCTCCGCTTTGCCCGCAGTGGTCTCGCCGTGGCGATGATGCGCGACAAAGCGTATTTATCGATGGGCTCCGTCTCGATGGGGATTGCTGGGTCGATCGTGGACGACAGCTTCTTCCAAGAGTATCTTGGCATGCGTAATGAATATATCGATATGAGTGAATTTACGAGAAGGATCGACGAAGAAATCTATGATCCTGAGGAATATAAATTAGCGCTGGCTTGGGTGAAGGAGAACTGCACAGAGGGCCCTGACAATAATCCAGAGCATCTGCAAACTTCCCGCGAGCGCAAGGACCAGGAGTGGGAGACCGTTGTAAAAATGACGCTCATCGCCCGCGACCTGATGATCGGCAATCCGCGTCTGGCTGAGCTTGGCTTCGGTGAGGAAGCGAATGGCCATCATGCGATTGCTTCCGGCTTCCAAGGCCAGCGGCAGTGGACAGACCACTTCCCGAATGGTGACTTTATGGAGACGATGATGAACTCCTCGTTTGACTGGAACGGGCTAAGAGCGCCATTTACCGTCGCTACGGAAAATGACAGCTTGAACGGGGTCGGCATGCTGTTCGGCAACCTGCTTACGAATACCGCGCAGATCTTCGCTGACGTTAGAACGTACTGGAGCCCTGCTTCTGTGGAGCGCGTTGCCGGTTATAAGCTGGAAGGCCGCGCAGCTAATGGTATCCTTCATCTGATTAATTCAGGATCAGCGGCTTTGGACGGTACTGGTGAGCAAAAGATTGACGGCAAGCCAGCCTTGAAGCCATTCTGGGAGATTACCGAGGAAGAAGTGCAAGCCACGTTAGGGGCTTCGCAGTGGCGCCCGGCCTCGGTAGAGTATTTCCGCGGCGGCGGCTTCTCAACGGACTATCTGACCCGCGGCGGGATGCCAATGACAATGACTCGTCTCAATCTCGTAAAGGGCCTTGGCCCGGTATTGCAAATTGCCGAAGGTTACTCTGTTGATTTGCCGCAGGATGTGCATGATACGCTCGACAAACGGACCGATCCGACTTGGCCGACCACCTGGTTCGCGCCGATCTTAACGGGAAGCGGTGCCTTCACCAGCGTCTATGATGTGATGGATCATTGGGGAGCGAACCATGGCGCAATCAGCTATGGGCATATCGGTGCGGATCTGATCACGCTCGCTTCCATGCTGCGCATTCCGATAAGCATGCACAATGTACCGAAGGAGAGAATATTCCGTCCGCGGGCATGGGGCATGTTCGGTACCGAGCAGAGCGAGGGCGCGGATTTCCGGGCTTGCGAGAACTTCGGACCGCTGTATAAATAA
- a CDS encoding class II aldolase/adducin family protein has protein sequence MQNIDIRNELCKYAQKIVDHGLVVGPGGNISARAGDKMYLSPSGFALEEIKAEEWVEVDIPSGEITDSGYRPSSEVLMHLYGYRSNPDIRAIVHTHPSNCIAFTLIAEELPIMFPDQAALVGRTAYIPYVIPTTDLLADAVAAKVNEASSILLGNHGLVTTGRNLREAFYRTQVVEESAKIYLAAKAAGTPSVLTEEEVDAIAALESEDYRIQLLQKMK, from the coding sequence ATGCAAAACATAGATATCCGTAATGAACTGTGCAAGTACGCGCAAAAAATTGTTGACCATGGCCTCGTTGTAGGTCCCGGTGGTAACATCAGTGCCCGTGCCGGAGACAAAATGTATTTGTCGCCAAGCGGTTTTGCTCTGGAGGAGATCAAGGCTGAAGAGTGGGTCGAAGTGGATATTCCAAGTGGGGAAATAACCGACAGTGGCTATCGCCCATCTTCTGAGGTGCTCATGCATCTGTATGGATACCGTAGCAATCCGGATATCAGAGCGATTGTGCACACACATCCATCGAATTGTATTGCATTTACATTGATCGCAGAGGAACTGCCGATTATGTTCCCGGATCAAGCGGCATTGGTCGGGCGTACCGCTTACATTCCTTACGTCATTCCGACGACGGACTTGCTAGCGGATGCGGTGGCCGCCAAGGTGAACGAGGCCAGCTCGATTTTACTCGGCAACCATGGACTTGTGACTACAGGCCGGAATCTGCGCGAAGCCTTCTACCGTACGCAGGTCGTTGAAGAGAGCGCTAAAATATATTTGGCCGCCAAGGCTGCGGGAACGCCGTCCGTGCTTACAGAGGAAGAAGTAGATGCCATCGCGGCGCTGGAGAGCGAGGACTACCGGATTCAGCTGCTGCAAAAAATGAAATGA
- a CDS encoding rhamnulokinase, translated as MTHTPTVLAFDLGAGSGRALIGEIEGAAPGGSKRLKITEIHRFSNTPIRIGEHLHWNTPGLLQEIKTGISKAFQLGYKPESCAIDTWGVDFGLLDANGELLGIPYHYRDRQTEGLVEELSAKLGDERLFAESGLQFMPFNTLYQLYAMRKANSPKLDAAKTLLLTPDLLNYFLTGRKACEFTMATTTQLYDPAKRAWNKPLMRELGLSDSLFIEPVQPGTEIGQLTEEIRAELGVPQMKVIAAASHDTESAAAAVPASSPIFAYLVSGTWSLLGTQMQEPLLHPDVLKLKFSNEGGAGGTYHLLKNIMGLWILQECKRIWEQRGEPLTYPQLVALAETEEPFRSLIDPDDLRFMNPDSMPEEIAAYCCESGQPQPRTIGETVRCILESLALKYRMVLEQAEQLTGTVFDGLHMVGGGIQNELLCRFTAGAIGRLVWTGPVEASAIGNMLVQLKAGGYLADMQEGVELVKASFPMSTYEPEQQTEWENAYARYQQLMEVMSC; from the coding sequence ATGACTCACACACCAACCGTTCTGGCGTTTGATCTTGGTGCCGGCAGCGGGCGAGCCTTGATTGGAGAAATAGAGGGAGCCGCTCCGGGCGGCTCCAAACGATTGAAGATTACCGAGATTCATCGATTTTCCAATACGCCCATCCGCATCGGCGAACATCTGCATTGGAACACGCCCGGATTGCTTCAGGAGATCAAGACGGGCATCAGCAAAGCGTTCCAGCTTGGCTATAAGCCGGAGAGCTGTGCGATCGACACCTGGGGCGTGGATTTCGGACTGCTTGATGCGAATGGGGAACTGCTCGGCATTCCGTATCATTATCGCGACCGCCAGACCGAGGGATTGGTTGAAGAGCTGTCTGCGAAGCTGGGTGATGAGCGACTGTTCGCTGAGAGCGGTCTGCAATTCATGCCGTTTAATACGCTATATCAGCTCTATGCGATGAGGAAGGCGAACTCTCCGAAGCTGGATGCGGCCAAGACGCTGCTGCTGACGCCTGATCTACTGAACTATTTTTTAACGGGGCGCAAAGCATGCGAGTTTACGATGGCGACGACGACTCAGCTCTATGATCCGGCGAAGCGGGCCTGGAATAAGCCGCTGATGCGAGAACTGGGCTTGTCCGATTCCCTGTTCATCGAGCCGGTGCAGCCGGGAACGGAAATTGGCCAGCTAACAGAGGAGATCCGTGCAGAGCTGGGCGTACCGCAGATGAAGGTGATTGCTGCAGCATCGCATGATACGGAGTCGGCGGCCGCGGCGGTGCCCGCATCATCGCCGATCTTTGCTTATCTTGTCAGCGGGACATGGTCCTTGCTGGGAACGCAGATGCAAGAACCGCTCCTTCACCCCGATGTATTGAAGCTGAAATTTTCCAATGAGGGAGGGGCAGGCGGCACTTATCATCTACTGAAAAATATTATGGGTCTATGGATTCTACAGGAGTGCAAGCGCATTTGGGAACAGCGGGGCGAGCCGCTCACTTATCCGCAGCTTGTTGCCTTGGCCGAGACGGAGGAACCATTCCGCAGCTTGATTGATCCTGACGATCTGCGATTTATGAATCCGGATTCTATGCCGGAGGAAATAGCAGCCTATTGTTGCGAGAGTGGGCAGCCTCAGCCGCGGACAATTGGCGAGACAGTGCGCTGTATTCTAGAGAGCTTGGCGCTCAAGTACCGTATGGTGCTGGAGCAGGCCGAGCAACTGACCGGAACGGTGTTTGACGGGCTGCATATGGTCGGCGGCGGCATCCAGAATGAGCTGCTGTGCCGCTTTACGGCGGGAGCAATTGGCCGACTGGTCTGGACCGGGCCGGTTGAGGCTAGTGCAATCGGCAATATGCTTGTGCAGTTGAAGGCCGGAGGCTATCTTGCTGATATGCAGGAGGGCGTAGAACTGGTGAAGGCCTCTTTTCCAATGAGCACGTATGAACCGGAACAGCAGACCGAATGGGAAAATGCTTATGCACGGTATCAGCAGTTGATGGAGGTCATGTCATGTTAA
- the fucU gene encoding L-fucose mutarotase, with translation MLKGISSLISPDLIKILMEMGHSDEIVFADANFPAASHAQRLVRCDGHSIPELLEAILPLFPLDTYVDHPAALMAVTPGDPVETPVWERYKSIVAQHDPRPETFEEIERFAFYERAKRAYAIISTGEAALYANIILKKGVVSEPR, from the coding sequence ATGTTAAAAGGAATATCCAGTTTGATTTCGCCTGATCTGATCAAAATATTGATGGAAATGGGCCACTCTGACGAGATCGTGTTCGCTGACGCGAACTTTCCAGCGGCGAGTCACGCCCAGCGGCTCGTCCGCTGCGACGGACACAGCATACCGGAGTTGTTAGAGGCGATCCTGCCACTTTTTCCGCTGGATACCTATGTGGATCATCCTGCAGCTCTCATGGCTGTAACTCCTGGAGATCCCGTAGAGACCCCGGTTTGGGAACGCTATAAGAGCATCGTTGCGCAGCATGATCCAAGACCGGAAACTTTTGAAGAGATAGAGCGATTTGCGTTTTATGAGCGGGCTAAACGGGCTTATGCAATCATATCTACTGGTGAAGCGGCGCTTTATGCCAATATTATTCTAAAAAAAGGCGTAGTCTCCGAGCCGCGTTAA
- a CDS encoding aldo/keto reductase: MKYTALGRSGLKVSKLCLGTMNFGVSTDEKESFRIMDAALDAGINFFDTANIYGWGENSGRTEEIIGKWFAQGGNRREKVVLATKVYGNMSDPLDGPNGEVGLSAYKIRRHLEGSLRRLQTDHIELYQMHHVDRDVSWDELWEAFHIHQLQGKIGYIGSSNFAGRDLVKAQYEAKNHHMLGLVSEQHKYNLLCRLPELEVLPAAEELGIGVVAWSPLEGGLLGGNASKKVPGSRTEKNTRYEQYAKQLDEFATLCRELGETEANVALAWTLAHPAMTAPIIGPRTLEQLEGALRVCEIELDEAVLKRLDEIFPGPGGAAPQAYAW, encoded by the coding sequence ATGAAGTATACTGCGCTAGGACGTTCCGGCTTGAAGGTAAGCAAGTTATGTCTGGGTACGATGAATTTTGGCGTATCGACGGATGAGAAGGAATCTTTCCGTATTATGGATGCAGCTCTGGATGCGGGGATCAACTTTTTTGATACCGCTAATATTTATGGCTGGGGCGAGAACTCTGGACGAACTGAAGAGATTATTGGAAAATGGTTCGCACAGGGCGGCAACCGCCGCGAGAAGGTCGTACTGGCAACGAAGGTGTACGGGAATATGAGCGATCCGCTCGACGGCCCTAACGGGGAAGTCGGCTTGTCCGCTTACAAAATTCGCCGCCATCTGGAAGGCTCGCTGCGTCGTCTGCAGACGGATCATATTGAGCTTTATCAGATGCACCACGTAGACCGGGACGTATCCTGGGATGAGCTGTGGGAAGCATTCCATATTCATCAACTTCAGGGTAAGATCGGCTATATCGGTTCTAGCAACTTTGCAGGCCGCGACTTGGTAAAGGCGCAATATGAAGCGAAGAATCATCACATGCTCGGCCTTGTGTCAGAGCAGCATAAATACAATCTACTTTGCCGGTTGCCGGAGCTGGAGGTGCTTCCAGCAGCGGAAGAGCTTGGTATCGGCGTTGTTGCCTGGAGCCCGCTGGAGGGCGGACTGCTTGGCGGGAATGCCTCGAAGAAGGTTCCTGGTTCTAGAACGGAGAAGAACACACGTTATGAGCAATATGCGAAGCAGCTCGACGAATTTGCGACGTTATGCCGTGAGCTTGGCGAGACCGAAGCCAATGTGGCGCTGGCCTGGACGCTGGCCCATCCTGCCATGACCGCTCCGATTATCGGCCCGCGGACGCTGGAGCAATTGGAAGGCGCACTTCGCGTCTGCGAGATCGAGCTTGATGAAGCTGTGTTGAAGCGTCTCGATGAGATCTTCCCAGGACCTGGCGGCGCTGCGCCGCAGGCTTATGCCTGGTAA
- a CDS encoding LacI family DNA-binding transcriptional regulator, with protein MKVSIFDVAKKSGLSVVTVSRVLNGAETVREKNRQKVLEAIKELDYQPSAAARSLARGKTGIIGLIVTTLQDSFFDAVVKELNEILAMQGYFLAVSVSTGMESDESHYLFQEDRVDGLILLSPMEESKYILELKRRGIPYVLIDNQLPENDAYSVTIDNYKGGYAATNHLLELGHTSIAHICGQEMFRSTRERRSGFLQALQDSGLTPFEVVHGEFEIASGYDTCKRWLAEDDLPSAIFAGDDHIALGVINALQESGLSVPGQVSIVGYDDHYIASKLRPHLTTVRQPADRIALAAADMLLGRISGKMKRAASMHIDPELIVRESTVAAGGN; from the coding sequence ATGAAGGTAAGCATTTTTGATGTTGCCAAAAAATCCGGCCTGTCCGTAGTAACTGTATCGCGTGTATTAAACGGAGCAGAAACTGTACGGGAGAAAAATCGCCAAAAAGTGCTGGAAGCGATCAAGGAGCTCGATTATCAGCCTAGTGCCGCCGCGCGCAGTCTGGCCCGAGGAAAGACGGGAATTATCGGTTTGATCGTTACGACGCTTCAAGACTCCTTCTTTGACGCCGTCGTCAAGGAGCTTAACGAAATTCTGGCTATGCAGGGATATTTCCTGGCCGTCTCCGTGTCTACCGGCATGGAATCGGATGAGAGTCATTATCTGTTCCAGGAGGATCGGGTCGACGGCCTGATTCTCCTCTCTCCGATGGAAGAGAGCAAGTATATCCTGGAGTTGAAGCGCCGTGGCATCCCTTATGTGTTGATCGATAACCAGCTTCCAGAGAACGACGCTTACTCGGTTACGATCGACAATTATAAGGGAGGTTACGCAGCAACGAACCACTTGCTGGAGCTGGGTCATACTTCGATTGCCCATATTTGCGGGCAGGAAATGTTCCGCAGTACACGGGAACGACGCAGTGGATTTCTCCAGGCACTTCAAGACAGCGGGCTTACCCCATTCGAAGTCGTGCACGGCGAATTCGAGATTGCTTCCGGCTACGATACCTGCAAGCGCTGGCTCGCAGAGGACGATCTGCCCTCCGCCATCTTCGCCGGTGACGACCATATCGCTCTCGGCGTAATCAACGCCTTGCAGGAGAGTGGGCTCTCCGTGCCCGGGCAAGTCTCGATCGTCGGATATGACGATCATTATATCGCCTCCAAACTGCGCCCGCATCTTACGACCGTCCGCCAGCCGGCGGACCGCATCGCACTGGCCGCAGCCGACATGCTGCTGGGCCGCATCTCCGGCAAAATGAAGCGCGCCGCCAGCATGCACATCGACCCCGAGCTGATCGTCCGGGAATCGACCGTCGCTGCAGGTGGGAATTAG